Below is a genomic region from Pan troglodytes isolate AG18354 chromosome X, NHGRI_mPanTro3-v2.0_pri, whole genome shotgun sequence.
TAGAGGATGAACCATTAGTGTCTTTCAGGTTTGATCCTGTCTTATATGTGACATCCTCAGCAACAAGCTAAAATGATCTGAATTATACCAATAGCGGGGCTCAAGCAGCAGTGATCAAAACATAATATGTATGTGGTAAAAAGGAACACTTGTTCTTCAGTGGTTTTGCCTAGGTCCAGTGTAATTACTTATCAAAACATGTTTTAAGCTACAGCATCTCTGTtaaatttagaaatgtgaaaCATGGAAGAGTTATCAACTTGGAATACAATACTAAAACTGAATATAACTGACCCAAAACTACCTGTCAAAAGCACAGTAAAGCCTAACAGGCATAAAAACTAAGGGGTAAAACCCAACTGCTCTGACATAAGAGTgaaaaacagcaaatgcaaaCCATCAGGTTAAAGTGAATCACAAAACATTAGGCATGTagagcatgttttaaaaataggaaaatgacaCTGAGCTGTATTACcaggaataatatttttaaaattccaggtaTGGCCTTCTACATTTAACAGCAATGGAGAGAAACAAGCCTATGGGGGAGGTGCAGAAAATGAATGGGATCTAGAAAGGGAGTTGAGTTTGGAAGTTAAGGAAGTCAAAGAAACAAATACATCCAAAATGGATTTAGAATCTCTCCTCTAAATCCATCCTTTCCAAAAAATGTTTCCTATATTGAGagatttggtaaaaaaaaaaaaaaaaaaagctagtgacAGTAAGTAACTATATTACCTtataaaataaagtagtatttaaATGTAGATCAGAAATTATGCTGTCAAAGATAAATCTGCTGACTAGGCTGTAGAATCTGAAACTTAAATGCTGCTATCAGTGATAGAAGGCAGAAaagtgtctcaaaaacagaattgCCATACTAGGACTCAACATTAATGAAACTATTAAGAAACAAGTACTTAACTGTTTGTAATTGAAGCCTACTGAAAAACACATTTGTATGTTTACTAAAGAGATCTAACAGTTTTAACTGACGAAAAATACTGCAGCTACGTTTCAGTCTTTTAAGGTAAAACAAGATCTAGAATATTCTAGTTCAGTATACTGGGCTCAAAaccaactttccttttgaaatgcATCTAGACTAGACTATATTCCTTACATaatatcattgtcatcatcatcatcatgtttTCTCTTCAGTGGGTTTGCTTCATTGGCCGTGTTCTGTGACGAAACCATGTTGGTGGTAATAAGAATATTTTTGGGCCCAATCATTGAAGGATTTATCAGAACATTTTGAACTGCAGTTGTTGCAGGAACTGTAAACAGAGAAGAAAGCCCCCCCAAAACCAAGCTATGAATTACCCAGAATCTGAAACATATGATAAAAAGTATACAACAAAGCTGAATGTAATTCTAATACCAATTTCAATAGCATGAAGTGCAACTATATCATAGAAGAAACATAGGTACTTATACTGCAATGagttgaattaaattttaaaaaatctttatttttaattggcaaataataattgtgtatttatttttgaattactatttttttgagacagtgtctcgctctgtcgtccaagctggcgtgatcttggctcactgcaacctccgcctcctgagttcaagtgattctcgtgcctcaggttcccaagtagctgggattataggcgtgcaccaccatacctggctaatttttgtattttcagtagagacggggtttcaccacgttggccaggctggtctcgaactcctggcctcaagtgatcctcctgcctcggtctcccaaagtgctgggattacaggtgtaagccattgtACCCTGCCaataattgtgtatatgtacGGGATATAATGTGATGTTCTGATCTATGTATAGATAAAGATTAAACATATCTAGTACAAGGTTGAAGAAGTTCTGTTGTATTTTAACAACCTAGAATTTCAATTTAGTCATGGGAAACTGCACTGGATTCATCATGCAACATACTAAACAAAGGCCTATGTTCAAGGTCAGGAATCACTTCTCTAATAGGCCAGTATTTTACGTTAGTTGCTTATTGTGTGCGGTTAGGTTTCAGAAGATATGAAATCTAGACATACACATTAGTAAACTGTGCTATGACAGAATTCTTATtccaatctgtgtgtgtgtgtgtgtgtgtgtgtgtgtgtgtgtgtgtgtatcctatgAAATAAAGGTACAATTTCATTTGAATTTACATTTATGTTCTGGATTGCATACACATATTCATCACTAAGTTTTGTCGCTTTCTTGAGCTTTTACCTTAACTGCTTTTCCTTGAAGACGACTTAGATTTGTGGACCCTAACTGTTTAGCTGACTGTGTTCTTTGAAAATCTGATGAACACACTGAAtactctttccctcctccccaaaACGTTACATAtatagtagtccccccttatctgcagtttcagcTACTTGTGGTCAACTGCGATCCAAAAATAGATGAGTACAGTACAGTAAGATACTTTGAGAGATCACactcacatatattttattacagtatgtTGTTGTAATTGTTaattaattattgttaatttcttgccgtgcctaatttataaattaaaccttataatttagaaagtttataaatttaactttaaagGTTGTAAATTtaactgggggtcttggaacaatCCCTCAAGGATAAGGGGGGAGACTACTTTATGTAAAATTTCACAGAATTTTAGAGGGCTCATAGGTCCCTCTGAAGAACCCTCATTTGCAGCATTACTGCCACCTTCCTGTTGGGTATTAAAACAATTTACCTCTTGCTATAGGAATACAAACGGTTCTACAATTTCAAATTATTCACAAATTCTGTCCCCCACTCCCAATCACATTACCTGGTTTGACAGGTGTGGACTGAGAAGGTGGAATCTGCACCGTAAATCTTTGGCTTGTCACTGACATTGGAGTTGCAACTTTATTTGGGACAGACACCGTTTGTGGGGTTGCTGTAGTTACAATAAACAGACCATGTTTGTTAGGTGACTTATACAGATTTATATTCTACACTCAGCTTACCGCAAACTATCTTCAAAGCAAAGGAAACTAATAAAAGGTGAGGAAAAAGTCATTAGAAATAAGAGCAAAACaaccttaaaaaaatttacaagcttGTTTAGATGTTACAAAATTCAGTATAGAATAGTGGTAAAGAATGTAGGCTCTGTAGCCTACCTGCTTGAGTTTGAATCCAGGCTCTCACCTACTAGCTgagtgtccttgggcaagtttatttaaatttttgtgcctcagttttctcctctgtaaaatgggggataTATCACCCATTTCATAtaattattgtgaaaattaagtaaaaataatccCTGTAAAACTCTTCAAACAGCATCTAGTACACAGTAAGCACTGAGGTATAGCTGGATGAAGACATAAAGATGAGAGTTTAACCTACCAGAATAAAGACCCAGGTTTTCTATTTATTACCTTAGTTGGCACTTTTAATCTTGGTCACCTGCTGAGAATCAGAAGATGTCATCTATGCCCATGAAACTAAAGCAGAGATCAAATACACCCCTTGAGGTCTCCAGGTGGGCCCAGAAAATTTATTCCCTTTCTGTGTTCAGATACtttttaagcagaaaaatatCTTGGAGATAACCTAGTCTAAACCCCCAGTCATCTAAATTCTACCCATTATTCCAAGGTACAGCTCAAATACGACCCCGTTTTATAAAACTTTCCTTAATTTTCTCAGTTAAACGTCTTATATCCTGCCTCTGAAGTTCCCTTAACGTCATAGGAGTCATTATTATCTTATCTCATTGACTAGATTACAAGCCTTGACTAACATTTTTCATCCTTGTGAGCACATGGCTCTTTTACCTTGCTCCTAAtaggtactcaacaaatgtttgcttaataaatgtattttgtaagACTCGAAGACTTAATATATATACTGACATCATTGCtctcttaaaaaatacatttatggaAATGTATCCATTTCCAATTTTTCATTTGGGGATGCAGGCTTTCCAATACATCCCTTCCCCCTGGAACCAGCAGTCTACCCAGAGATAGAGTTGCTGAGGACACTACAATTATCATCATTTCTAGAGACAAAGGTGAAGAAAGTCTAAGGGAATAAAGCCCAAAGGTACCGAGAAATCCGGGTTTTACTGCTTTCTCTCCCAAACACAGAAGGTGAGACCTTCCTCTAAAATATCTCCATCCCTAGGTAAGTTTTCCCATGTATTAAGGATCAGTTCAAAGAATTTGGTGAAGCGTAATGAAGCaatgtaagtattttattttataaagaaaaaagaaaactcacagtAGGTGGATGTTTTCTTGGCCTAAGGATTGTTAATACATTTTAGTAGGTATGGAGTTCAGGCTTTAAAACTGAACACATTAGACTGTAGATGGATCTTCCCCCAATTGAACAGAGTAAATACTCAGGTCTTAAGTctatataaatcattttaatttttttttttttttgagacagagtcttactctgtcgtccaagctggaatgcagtggcatgatcttggctcactgtgacctccgcctcttgggttcaagcgattctcgtgcctcagcctcccgagtagctgggattacaggcacccgccaccatgcctggctaatttttgtatttttagtagagacagggtttcaccatgttggccaggctgctcttgaactcctgacctcaagtgataggcccgccttggcctcccaaagtgctaggattacaggtgtgagccaccgcacctggccaactcattttaatttttttaaattttaaaacttgcatCTTTatgcctggcgtggtggctcacacctgtaatcctagcactttgggaggccgaggcaggcagatcacttgaggtcaggagttcaagaccagcctggccaacatggtgaaatcccgtctttactgaaaaaaaaaaaaaaaaacacaaaaaaccaaaaattagcctggtgtggtgacgcacacctgtaatcccagctactcgggaggctgaggcaggagaattgcttgaacccaggaggcagaggttgcagtgagccaagattgtgccattgcactccagcctggcctgggtaacagagcaagagtctgtctcaaaaaataaaaaataaaaacaaacaaaaaaacttgcatCTTTAAAACTATCAGGTGTTTTTTGGTAGTGCCCTGGCTCTAGATTTTAACAGTCTCTGAAGTATGTACAACAAATGTCTAGCTAGGAATAAAAATCACAACTGATAACTAAAATTGGTTAACCTGCCTAACACACGAAACTGATTACCAGCCTAGGGGTTTAAAAAAGCTGGTATTCATTTAAGTAATGTGAACCCACAGACAAACAGTATATGATGAAAATTTACAAAGATTATAATGCAGATTTCTGTCCACAAAGGTCACAGGTAGGTAATTAGACATGTACAACTAATACTATACCAAACTGGTTTTACAATGCTGAAATGCAAATTTACATCCTGAGAATATGAAGAGAGGGTTTACACACCTCAAAAATCAAATGCTGTTTATACCTGAGCTATATGACAGCTATAGGACTCAAGTTATAAGCAATAAGAGCCAATAAATTAATACTGGTGAAAAGGGACTTTTCTGAAAATACTTTGAATACTAGACTATGCAAGAAACCCAGCAggaatgtaggaaaaaaaaaaaacaggaaatctaAGTCcattatttgttttccttattaTCTAAACAAcgatattaaaaagaaacaaataatggtttctaaataccattctccactAAAAGGAACTAGAGCTCTTTGGACAAGTGGATGATTCTAGGACCTaggcagaaaaatataaagatgagTTTGGAACATCTTGTTGCATCAGAAAGCAAGAAATGATCACAGAATGATGCAGATACgtcaaaaggacacaggaaaCAGCTTGAAGGGGCTCCCACTGACCAATCTAAAACAATCAGTACTATGTTTTAAAAAGGTTagtattaaaaacaatttttttctttgaaatcctTAAGATTTTTGTACACCTTAATCTTCTTTCTACTGTATTCTCATCAAtgtatttggaaatttaaatttctaataaGTAGTCTACTGCCGTAAGTGTGTGTGGCACCTTATAGAAGGCGTAAAGTACACAGCTAAGAGTAAATTCCTGTTTTTGGCATCAGAGTTTATACCAACAACAATGGGGGCAATGtccaattttatattcatttgagATCAGACGTTCCTTGTGGCTTTCTCATTTTGAAATCCAgtaacatgtatgtttatagctgTACTAGAGGATGAGTAAAATTATTAATAGTAACACATACACAAGAATTTCTGATTCACTTTTTGACTTGCATTATAGTTCAAAACCAAGTGCTGAGGCACTGCTTTACCAGCCAGAAATGCCATTGTCTCCTCTCACTTACCTATAGTAGGAGTAGTAGGTTTGCTACTAACAGCACCAACACTTAATCGTGGAACTAGTCTCCCTTGGTTAGGTCCCTAggggatttaaaaaacaaattaatgttAAGATGTGACACCTAAATTTACCAGGAATGAAATTAGGATTGCTGATGTAAATGATTATGGATAATCCATGGCAAGAAAGTCCTGTTTTTGTTCTCTCAGTGTTCTAAATCCAACATTTAATCTGgggtttgtataaacatatatacatgtctctatctatataaaaatagatatgaaTACGTATATAATCTTATGCAGTATTAAAGTTTAAGATAGCAGTTATCCCCATTCAAATAAGActgtaactactttgtgatttttaATCTTAATTGGTCAATTTCTTAacccaaaaaagaataaaactcttATAGTGGAACTTCAGAAAAGGCAGCCTATTATGGGGAGAACTTTTTCAGTGGTGGGAGAGCTTTATGTCATATTTTAGAAAGCTGGCCTAATTCCTGATGGTATCATTTCCTCTGTTATTAGGCCTCACTAAAAAACTATGATATAGTGGAAAGATTGGGAGTTATGAGGCTTGGAATCAGTCCTAGCTTTGCTACTAACTTCATAAATGAGTTCAGGCCCTGCTTCCTGATGTGAAAACTGACGAGTTAGATGAACACTAAAGTTCCATCTAGCtcgaaaattttttaaaattaaaaaaattctagtaAGTTATCTTAACCTTTAATCTACTATACTAGCTACAGGAATTTGCTTTTCACAAAGTCCCCTATCATATTCCaccttttgaagaaagaaaagttgacTAAAATTTCTTACCTTTTTAATTAAGGACTTCAGCCTATAGTTTGGAGCTGTTAAGCAGTATCTATCAGGTGGCAGTCTAGGTCCTGCATATGGCTTAATCAGTGGCAAAGGGGTTTGATTTTTCTGCCTTGCGATATCcagtaaaaacttaaaaaaaaaatccttattagaactacagtttaaaaaattgtaagtaaAAATAACTTCAAATCAAAGTTTGCTCACATCTCTTGGGGGAGGAGAGGTAAAAGATTGGTCAGCACGACACTGGATTGCCAGTCTCACATCATCTGCATCAACATTAGGTTTCTTAGCATGGCTCGAATAAATTTTTGCATCATCCAGAA
It encodes:
- the TAF9B gene encoding transcription initiation factor TFIID subunit 9B isoform X1 → MKLKVSFLQLHIFAESSRSGAKIHNASLHNAALSRTAIYPCLSSAMIRPLSRKVNSRGWSQDSQIGTAPVYSSQHERRRRRVISAFPTEGWSLSEEPASSPLSSVSADDEWLDNMESGKMAPPKNAPRDALVMAQILKDMGITEYEPRVINQMLEFAFRYVTTILDDAKIYSSHAKKPNVDADDVRLAIQCRADQSFTSPPPRDFLLDIARQKNQTPLPLIKPYAGPRLPPDRYCLTAPNYRLKSLIKKGPNQGRLVPRLSVGAVSSKPTTPTIATPQTVSVPNKVATPMSVTSQRFTVQIPPSQSTPVKPVPATTAVQNVLINPSMIGPKNILITTNMVSSQNTANEANPLKRKHDDDDDNDIM
- the TAF9B gene encoding transcription initiation factor TFIID subunit 9B isoform X2 produces the protein MAARWTADSDESDEGWSLSEEPASSPLSSVSADDEWLDNMESGKMAPPKNAPRDALVMAQILKDMGITEYEPRVINQMLEFAFRYVTTILDDAKIYSSHAKKPNVDADDVRLAIQCRADQSFTSPPPRDFLLDIARQKNQTPLPLIKPYAGPRLPPDRYCLTAPNYRLKSLIKKGPNQGRLVPRLSVGAVSSKPTTPTIATPQTVSVPNKVATPMSVTSQRFTVQIPPSQSTPVKPVPATTAVQNVLINPSMIGPKNILITTNMVSSQNTANEANPLKRKHDDDDDNDIM